The Patescibacteria group bacterium genomic sequence ATCTTAGGGCATTTTAGAAGTATATCTTTTGTAAGATTTTTAATTCTTGCTTTATTATTAAGCACTTTCACTACGATTATTTCAGGGGTAATCGGTCCTCAGGAGTGGAATTGGCAAAGAATTACATTTTTATCTCTTATCAGTTTAGCCGGATTCATAGTAATTACTGTGCCCGAGCACTACTTGGAAGAGCATATCTGGGAGCATATCGCCAAAAGGCATCTATGGAGGATATTTTTGTGGACCTTCGGGATACTTTTTGTGGTAGATATTGGTTTAAGATTCTGGAATTTGGAAATATTCGTAAAAGAGCATATGTTTTGGATACTTTTGATCGCAGCGATATCAGGATTAATTCCTGAATCCGGACCGCATCTTATATTTGTGATAATGTTTGTAAAAGGCTTCGTACCTTTTTCAGTTCTTTTAACTAGTTCTATTGTTCAGGATGGGCACGGGATGTTGCCGCTTTTATCGTATACGATAAAAGATTCATTGCTGATAAAATTATTCAACCTTTTTATAGGTCTGGGGTTGGGGATTATTTTATTTTCTTTTGGATATTAGAAGAAGGTTTTATGAAATAAGGAGGCAATAAATGGAAGGTATAACGAAGGGCAATAAAAGATTTACCCATAAAATAGTTGTAACTTGGAATGAAGAAAAGAAAGTATTCCTATGTTCATTTGATAAGCAGACGGTTGAAATAGTCGCATCCCCGGAATCTAAGAAACACGAAGGTATGTGGACGCCGGAGGAATTGTTCGTGGCTTCGATAGAAGGTTTTATAAAAGATGCCTTTGTGGATTTTGCTAAAAAAGACGGCTTTGAATTCTTGAGTTATGAAAGTGAGGCCGACTGGGTTGTCGAAAAAGTTGAAGATAAACTTATGTTTACTGAAATTAAAATATGGCCCCAGATAGCTGTTGCTTCAAGCGGCCAGATCGGAAAAGCAAACGAGCTTATAGAACTTACCGTAAAGAATTGCTTTATATCGAATTTTATCACGTGCAAAGTTAGCGTTTATCCGGAAATAAAAATAGGATTAAAAGATGGCAGACTTTACTAAGATCGACGAGGCAAGAAGAATACTGGGCTTGGGTGAAAGGGTTACTTTGGAAGAGATAAAAGACGCTTACCGTAAGTTATCCTTGAAATATCACCCCGACCGCTGCAAGGATGAGAATAAGCGGGAAAACGAAGAGATGGCAAAGAAAATAAATCGTTCCAAGGATATCCTTTTGACGTATTGCGCGGGGTACAGGTATTCTTTTAGAGAAAAGGACGTCAGGATAAATGCTATGGATAATGAATATTATGAGCACCTCAGGCGCTTTTATGACGGCTTATTTGGGGATTTGGATTTATGAGCGCAATTTTCGACCGCTATTATAAGAGATATGATGACTGGTATGATAAAAACAGGTTTGCCTATTTATCGGAACTTGAGGCGCTAAAGAAAGTGCTGCCCAAAGCCGGCAGGGGGTTGGAGATCGGGGTCGGGACCGGAAGATTTGCCGCGCCGTTAGATATCGCGATGGGAATTGACCCCTCTCATAATATGATAAAGATCGCCGCTGAGAGAGGTGTAATTGTGCGATGGGGCTTCGGCGAGGATTTGCCGTTTTGGGATGAAACGTTTGATTATGTAGCCATTGTTATTACCATATGTTTTGTCAAAAACCCGTTAAAAGTTTTAAGGGAGGCGCAAAGGGTGTTGAATGAAAAGGGCAAGGTTGTCCTGGCTATAATCGATAAGGATAGCTTCCTGGGTAAATATTACCGGAGAAAAAAGAGTGCATTTTACAAGCATGCGAATATTTTTAGCGTCAGGGAGACCACGGCCTTGCTTGAAAAGGCGGGATTCAATAAGTTCTCATATTATCAAACGGTATTTAAGTTTCCCAAAAGCATAAATTCGATAGAGAAACCTCGCAAAGGTTTTGGTAAAGGCGGTTTTGTGGTAATTTCAGGAGAA encodes the following:
- a CDS encoding putative manganese transporter: MEILTNNLKQGLIVTVFVFIMMMFIDYLSVLTKGRMNSLIKGGFFRQYLIAAFLGATPGCLGAFMCVSFYVHGLISFGALAGCMIATAGDESYIMFAMIPKQAFIIHVVLFILGIVGAWFIDKAVIFLKIKPAQKCQLSEIHLQDECRCLNFKEILGHFRSISFVRFLILALLLSTFTTIISGVIGPQEWNWQRITFLSLISLAGFIVITVPEHYLEEHIWEHIAKRHLWRIFLWTFGILFVVDIGLRFWNLEIFVKEHMFWILLIAAISGLIPESGPHLIFVIMFVKGFVPFSVLLTSSIVQDGHGMLPLLSYTIKDSLLIKLFNLFIGLGLGIILFSFGY
- a CDS encoding OsmC family protein, whose product is MEGITKGNKRFTHKIVVTWNEEKKVFLCSFDKQTVEIVASPESKKHEGMWTPEELFVASIEGFIKDAFVDFAKKDGFEFLSYESEADWVVEKVEDKLMFTEIKIWPQIAVASSGQIGKANELIELTVKNCFISNFITCKVSVYPEIKIGLKDGRLY
- a CDS encoding J domain-containing protein, producing MADFTKIDEARRILGLGERVTLEEIKDAYRKLSLKYHPDRCKDENKRENEEMAKKINRSKDILLTYCAGYRYSFREKDVRINAMDNEYYEHLRRFYDGLFGDLDL
- a CDS encoding class I SAM-dependent methyltransferase — translated: MSAIFDRYYKRYDDWYDKNRFAYLSELEALKKVLPKAGRGLEIGVGTGRFAAPLDIAMGIDPSHNMIKIAAERGVIVRWGFGEDLPFWDETFDYVAIVITICFVKNPLKVLREAQRVLNEKGKVVLAIIDKDSFLGKYYRRKKSAFYKHANIFSVRETTALLEKAGFNKFSYYQTVFKFPKSINSIEKPRKGFGKGGFVVISGEKR